One region of Populus trichocarpa isolate Nisqually-1 chromosome 4, P.trichocarpa_v4.1, whole genome shotgun sequence genomic DNA includes:
- the LOC7470188 gene encoding aquaporin NIP1-2, with amino-acid sequence MAEIDGTNGNGNHGGVVLDIKDNYPSSSSIKEVSVLNFYVPFMQKLVAEIAGTYFLIFAGCSSVAVNLNFDKVVTLPGISITWGLAVMVLVYSVGHISGAHFNPAVTLAFATCKRFPWKQVPAYVACQVIGATLAAGTIRLLFQGDQDHFTGTMPAGSNLQSFVVEFIITFYLMFIISGVATDNRAIGELAGLAVGSTVLLNVMFAGPISGASMNPARSLGPAIVSHQYKGLWIYIVSPILGAQAGAWVYNLIRYTDKPLREITKSASFLNGKESS; translated from the exons ATGGCTGAAATCGATGGGACTAATGGAAATGGAAACCATGGAGGAGTTGTTTTggatattaaagataattatcCTTCATCTAGCTCCATCAAGGAAGTTTCTGTCTTGAATTTCTATGTGCCTTTCATGCAAAAG TTGGTAGCTGAGATAGCCGGAACATACTTCTTGATATTTGCCGGTTGCTCGTCGGTGGCCGTGAATTTGAACTTTGACAAGGTTGTGACACTTCCAGGAATATCAATAACTTGGGGGCTGGCTGTGATGGTCTTGGTTTACTCTGTTGGTCATATCTCTGGTGCCCATTTCAACCCTGCTGTCACCCTTGCCTTTGCCACTTGCAAGAGATTTCCATGGAAACAG gtTCCGGCTTACGTAGCATGTCAAGTCATCGGAGCAACTCTAGCAGCAGGAACAATCCGATTACTTTTTCAGGGCGATCAAGATCACTTCACAGGAACAATGCCAGCGGGATCCAATCTGCAGTCCTTTGTTGTTGAGTTTATAATCACATTCTACCTCATGTTCATCATTTCCGGCGTCGCCACTGATAACAGAGCT ATTGGCGAACTGGCTGGACTTGCTGTCGGTTCCACCGTGCTGCTTAATGTGATGTTTGCAGG GCCAATTTCAGGGGCGTCAATGAATCCTGCAAGAAGCTTGGGGCCTGCAATTGTGTCCCATCAATACAAGGGCCTGTGGATTTACATCGTGTCGCCCATCCTTGGAGCTCAGGCCGGCGCATGGGTGTATAATTTGATCAGGTACACTGATAAGCCTCTGCGGGAGATCACCAAGAGTGCGTCGTTCCTGAATGGCAAAGAAAGTTCTTGA
- the LOC7476311 gene encoding uncharacterized protein LOC7476311: MVSKSLKRSPTKSMKDPRNHRPRPRRCNKRKSPVKTTSSIISTINKTIFTCKRRLSKLFSKLARISTPNSRYKDYKILKTGSKYHDLEVEKDTVCRALFFNERLPPLISPDKRTVFLDLDETLVHSKAGPPPQEFDFVVRPKIDGEMMIFYVLKRPGVDAFLEALGTKYEVVVFTAGLKEYATLVLDRIDPKGVISHRLYRDSCKQVDGKFVKDLSEMGRDLKRVVIVDDNPSCYIYQPENAIPVKPFLDDLGDLELGKLATFFDRCDCFEDMRDAVKEYVGGEGDVEVQVEV, translated from the coding sequence ATGGTGTCCAAGTCCCTCAAAAGAAGCCCCACGAAATCCATGAAGGATCCGAGGAACCACCGCCCCCGCCCCCGCCGCTGCAACAAGAGGAAATCTCCGGTCAAAACCACCTCTTCCATCATCTCAACCATCAACAAAACTATCTTCACTTGCAAGCGCCGCCTCTCCAAGCTTTTCTCTAAATTGGCCCgcattagcaccccaaatagcCGCTACAAAGACTACAAAATCTTGAAAACTGGGTCCAAATATCATGACCTAGAAGTTGAGAAGGATACCGTTTGTAGAGCGCTTTTCTTCAACGAACGGTTACCTCCCTTGATTTCTCCTGATAAGAGGACTGTTTTTCTTGATCTTGATGAGACCTTAGTGCATTCTAAAGCAGGCCCACCACCCCAagagtttgattttgttgtgAGGCCCAAGATTGATGGagagatgatgattttttacgTGTTGAAGCGACCGGGAGTTGATGCTTTCTTGGAGGCTTTGGGGACTAAATACGAGGTCGTGGTGTTCACCGCCGGGTTAAAGGAATACGCTACGCTGGTTCTTGATAGGATTGATCCAAAGGGGGTGATTTCGCACCGGCTTTATCGGGATTCTTGCAAGCAAGTTGACGGGAAGTTTGTCAAGGACTTGTCTGAAATGGGGAGGGACTTGAAGAGGGTGGTAATTGTTGATGATAATCCTAGTTGCTACATTTATCAGCCTGAAAATGCAATTCCAGTGAAGCCCTTTCTTGATGATCTTGGAGATTTAGAGTTGGGGAAGCTGGCTACTTTCTTTGACCGGTGTGATTGTTTTGAGGATATGAGGGATGCTGTGAAGGAGTATGTTGGTGGTGAAGGAGACGTGGAGGTACAAGTGGAagtctaa
- the LOC7476310 gene encoding seipin-2-like, translating to MADKKRTERTFMVGDWVYSRLKPYRQTIVALRRNMKLNPRYFVSYKVIRKIEKVSYKLLLPATTHIHLVFHVSLLKKKIGDNAVVSSIVPVTDESSKVKMQLGKILKSFSCNSQNLTFILEVILCGLLVFSAMLSGFIMRYLVEEPIQIRQDLNFDYTKNSPVAFVSIKPCGGVACDDEDCKENIGNVKSLKRIFVVLVLTCFTVHLQICVDFLSVDGKTLATKSHPCILKFKSEFIRILLNFLKVAPLAAGYISESQTLALKIKGFREGDVPASCLKVIIEQRAECRPGDGIPEIYDASVIWIVWCGKKSIVIWINMVLFMMELLFALVCCRPVIIPRARLTDDSGINSTTPNNVPAQS from the exons ATGGCAGATAAGAAGAGGACAGAAAGAACATTTATGGTTGGAGACTGGGTGTATTCAAGGCTGAAACCTTACAGGCAAACAATAGTAGCTTTAAGAAGAAATATGAAGTTGAATCCAAGATATTTTGTTTCGTATAAAGTCATTCGGAAGATTGAGAAAGTATCCTACAAGCTGTTATTACCAGCAACAACCCATATCCACCTAGTATTCCATGTTTCCTTGTTGAAAAAGAAGATTGGAGATAATGCAGTTGTATCTTCAATAGTTCCAGTAACAGATGAGTCAAGCAAGGTGAAG ATGCAACTTGGGAAGATCTTGAAGAGCTTCAGCTGCAATTCCCAGAATCTGACATTCATTCTGGAGGTCATTTTGTGTGGATTATTGGTGTTCTCGGCTATGCTTAGTGGCTTTATAATGAGATATTTGGTGGAGGAACCAATACAAATAAGGCAGGATTTGAATTTCGATTATACAAAGAACAGTCCTGTTGCATTTGTGTCCATAAAACCTTGTGGTGGCGTTGCTTGTGATGACGAGGATTGTAAAGAGAATATTGGAAATGTCAAGAGCTTAAAGAGAATATTTGT GGTGCTTGTTCTGACTTGCTTCACTGTTCATTTGCAGATCTGTGTGGACTTCCTCTCTGTTGATGGGAAAACCCTTGCCACCAAAAGCCATCCatgcattttaaaattcaaaagcgAGTTTATCCgcattttattgaattttcttaaGGTTGCACCTCTTGCTGCTGGCTACATTTCTGAATCCCAGACTTTGGCGTTGAAGATAAAAGGTTTTAGGGAAGGTGACGTGCCTGCTTCCTGCTTGAAGGTGATAATTGAACAACGAGCTGAATGCCGGCCTGGAGATGGTATCCCTGAAATATATGATGCGTCCGTCATATGGATTGTATGGTGCGGGAAGAAAAGCATAGTCATATGGATTAACATGGTTTTATTTATGATGGAGTTGTTGTTCGCTCTAGTATGCTGTAGACCTGTTATTATTCCGAGAGCAAGGTTGACTGATGATTCTGGTATCAACAGTACCACTCCAAACAACGTCCCCGCACAGAGTTGA